From a region of the Sesamum indicum cultivar Zhongzhi No. 13 linkage group LG3, S_indicum_v1.0, whole genome shotgun sequence genome:
- the LOC105159069 gene encoding 50S ribosomal protein 6, chloroplastic, translated as MSVSAIFGARLVLPPPSSAATKAVPLTLGGGHGGCGLVIECSSRPQKKATKHHMKTRPRKTRPSDIRRRPTVYPPLPPLPPDWTLVSDDTSSEAPAPAPAPAPPEAVQSE; from the coding sequence ATGTCGGTCTCAGCCATTTTTGGTGCAAGACTCGTGCTCCCCCCTCCCTCCTCCGCCGCAACCAAGGCAGTTCCGCTGACGCTGGGCGGCGGCCATGGTGGTTGTGGGCTCGTCATAGAGTGCTCGTCCAGGCCACAGAAAAAGGCCACCAAACATCACATGAAGACGCGCCCTCGTAAGACTCGTCCTTCCGACATACGACGTCGTCCCACCGTGTACCCTCCGCTTCCCCCTCTTCCCCCGGACTGGACGCTTGTGTCCGACGACACCTCCTCTGAAGCTCCCGCTCCCGCTCCCGCTCCCGCTCCCCCGGAGGCTGTCCAGTCTGAGTAA